From Stigmatopora argus isolate UIUO_Sarg chromosome 14, RoL_Sarg_1.0, whole genome shotgun sequence, the proteins below share one genomic window:
- the angptl8 gene encoding uncharacterized protein angptl8 isoform X2: MFDQFIQYTSNIRLTSFSPALSPGEKRSQMLNCVLYSLSKMSKLCPCLPILLGGEISPLKQKLTLPRVRVRVQSNRMMWALCLICLAGVPGAVRAGPVKRPGGAAPREEVNVLTFGVIQLGESLNDMHQRTEAKVANILRTLKAREDALEQLREQTQQAAEVEKQIKGVILLLQDLTFKQGAETKMTEGQLADMEREEAILRKKVKSLEAQLNSTSPTSIKELQERAAYNASILKGLQHLTQFQKQKIDKHAEQLSTLQKMSESL; this comes from the exons ATGTTTGACCAATTCATACAGTACACATCTAATATAAGGCTCACCAGCTTCAGTCCCGCTTTATCGCCCGGCGAGAAACGTTCACAAATGCTCAATTGTGTATTATATTCTTTGTCCAAAATGAGTAAATTGTGTCCATGTCTCCCAATTTTACTCGGTGGTGAAATCAGCCCTTTGAAACAGAAGCTAACGCTACCGAGAGTCCGTGTGCGAGTGCAATCAAACAGGATGATGTGGGCCCTGTGCTTGATTTGTTTGGCCGGGGTGCCGGGAGCCGTTCGGGCCGGCCCCGTCAAGCGGCCAGGCGGAGCCGCCCCCCGGGAGGAGGTCAACGTGCTCACCTTTGGCGTCATACAGTTGGGAGAGTCCCTCAACGACATGCACCAAAGAACCGAGGCTAAGGTAGCGAACATCCTGCGGACTTTGAAGGCACGCGAGGATGCTCTCGAGCAACTCAGGGAGCAGACGCAACAAGCTGCGGAGGTGGAGAAACAGATCAAGGGAGTGATACTGCTGCTGCAG GACCTGACATTCAAACAAGGGGCGGAGACTAAGATGACGGAGGGTCAGCTGGCCGACATGGAGCGGGAAGAGGCGATCCTTCGGAAAAAAGTGAAAAGCTTAGAGGCTCAACTCAACAGCACATCCCCCACTTCCATCAAAGAGTTGCAG gagcgAGCAGCCTATAATGCCAGTATCTTGAAAGGTCTGCAGCATTTAACCCAGTTTCAAAAGCAGAAGATTGACAAGCACGCCGAGCAGCTTTCCACACTGCAGAAGATG AGTGAATCACTATGA
- the angptl8 gene encoding uncharacterized protein angptl8 isoform X1, with the protein MFDQFIQYTSNIRLTSFSPALSPGEKRSQMLNCVLYSLSKMSKLCPCLPILLGGEISPLKQKLTLPRVRVRVQSNRMMWALCLICLAGVPGAVRAGPVKRPGGAAPREEVNVLTFGVIQLGESLNDMHQRTEAKVANILRTLKAREDALEQLREQTQQAAEVEKQIKGVILLLQDLTFKQGAETKMTEGQLADMEREEAILRKKVKSLEAQLNSTSPTSIKELQERAAYNASILKGLQHLTQFQKQKIDKHAEQLSTLQKMVSENNKSKAALSLVCH; encoded by the exons ATGTTTGACCAATTCATACAGTACACATCTAATATAAGGCTCACCAGCTTCAGTCCCGCTTTATCGCCCGGCGAGAAACGTTCACAAATGCTCAATTGTGTATTATATTCTTTGTCCAAAATGAGTAAATTGTGTCCATGTCTCCCAATTTTACTCGGTGGTGAAATCAGCCCTTTGAAACAGAAGCTAACGCTACCGAGAGTCCGTGTGCGAGTGCAATCAAACAGGATGATGTGGGCCCTGTGCTTGATTTGTTTGGCCGGGGTGCCGGGAGCCGTTCGGGCCGGCCCCGTCAAGCGGCCAGGCGGAGCCGCCCCCCGGGAGGAGGTCAACGTGCTCACCTTTGGCGTCATACAGTTGGGAGAGTCCCTCAACGACATGCACCAAAGAACCGAGGCTAAGGTAGCGAACATCCTGCGGACTTTGAAGGCACGCGAGGATGCTCTCGAGCAACTCAGGGAGCAGACGCAACAAGCTGCGGAGGTGGAGAAACAGATCAAGGGAGTGATACTGCTGCTGCAG GACCTGACATTCAAACAAGGGGCGGAGACTAAGATGACGGAGGGTCAGCTGGCCGACATGGAGCGGGAAGAGGCGATCCTTCGGAAAAAAGTGAAAAGCTTAGAGGCTCAACTCAACAGCACATCCCCCACTTCCATCAAAGAGTTGCAG gagcgAGCAGCCTATAATGCCAGTATCTTGAAAGGTCTGCAGCATTTAACCCAGTTTCAAAAGCAGAAGATTGACAAGCACGCCGAGCAGCTTTCCACACTGCAGAAGATGGTGAGCGAAAATAACAAAAGTAAAGCTGCCTTGTCATTGGTCTgccattga